A single region of the Pseudomonas sp. B21-023 genome encodes:
- a CDS encoding cytochrome b yields MVSSTPAAHYARLSIALHWLMLVLLAAVYACIELRGLFPKGSAERDLMKDLHFMLGLTVFVLVWLRLALRLSRPTPPIVPKPPAWQTGLSHLVHLLLYLMMIGLPLAGWAILSAADKPIPFYGLDLPAIVAPDPDLSKFIKGWHERIGSWGYWLIGLHALAGLYHHYVRRDNTLLRMLPYK; encoded by the coding sequence ATGGTTTCATCCACTCCTGCGGCCCACTACGCGCGCCTGTCGATCGCCCTGCACTGGCTGATGCTGGTGCTGCTGGCCGCCGTCTACGCCTGCATCGAGCTGCGCGGCCTGTTCCCCAAGGGCAGCGCCGAACGCGACCTGATGAAAGACCTGCACTTCATGCTCGGGCTGACGGTGTTCGTGCTGGTCTGGCTGCGCCTGGCCCTGCGCCTGTCGCGCCCCACGCCGCCGATCGTGCCCAAGCCACCAGCCTGGCAGACCGGCCTGTCGCACCTGGTGCACCTGCTGCTGTACCTGATGATGATCGGCCTGCCGCTGGCCGGCTGGGCAATCCTCAGCGCCGCCGACAAGCCGATCCCGTTCTATGGCCTGGATCTGCCGGCCATCGTCGCCCCGGATCCGGACCTGAGCAAGTTCATCAAGGGCTGGCATGAACGCATCGGCAGCTGGGGGTACTGGCTGATCGGCCTGCACGCACTGGCCGGGCTTTATCATCACTACGTGCGGCGTGACAACACCCTGCTGCGCATGCTGCCCTACAAGTAA
- a CDS encoding SDR family oxidoreductase — translation MIDWKGGEPGHNGRVALVTGAARGIGLGIAAWLICEGWQVVLSDLDRPRGAKVAKALGDNAWFITMDVADEAQVSAGVSEVLGQFGRLDALVCNAAIANPHNQTLESLSLAQWNRVLAVNLNGPMLLAKHCAPYLRAHGGAIVNLASTRARQSEPDTEAYAASKGGLVALTHALAMSLAPEIRVNAVSPGWIDARDPSQRRAEPLSDADHAQHPAGRVGTVEDVAALVAWLLSRQAGFVTGQEFVVDGGMTRKMIYT, via the coding sequence GTGATCGACTGGAAGGGTGGCGAGCCCGGCCATAATGGTCGGGTGGCTTTGGTGACCGGTGCCGCCCGCGGCATCGGCCTGGGCATCGCCGCCTGGTTGATCTGCGAGGGCTGGCAGGTGGTGCTCAGCGACCTGGACCGCCCGCGTGGCGCCAAGGTCGCCAAGGCGCTGGGCGACAACGCCTGGTTCATCACCATGGATGTGGCCGACGAGGCCCAGGTTAGTGCCGGGGTGTCCGAGGTACTCGGGCAGTTTGGCCGACTGGACGCGCTGGTGTGCAACGCGGCGATCGCCAACCCGCACAACCAGACCTTGGAGAGCCTGTCCCTGGCCCAATGGAACCGGGTGCTGGCGGTCAACCTCAATGGCCCGATGCTGCTGGCCAAGCATTGCGCACCTTACCTGCGCGCCCATGGTGGTGCGATCGTCAACCTGGCTTCCACCCGTGCCCGGCAATCCGAGCCGGACACCGAGGCCTATGCCGCCAGCAAGGGCGGGCTGGTTGCCTTGACCCACGCCCTGGCCATGAGCCTGGCGCCGGAGATCCGCGTCAATGCCGTGAGCCCGGGCTGGATCGATGCCCGTGACCCTTCGCAGCGGCGCGCCGAGCCTCTGAGCGACGCCGACCATGCCCAGCATCCGGCTGGCCGGGTGGGGACGGTGGAGGACGTCGCGGCGCTGGTGGCGTGGCTGCTGTCGCGCCAGGCGGGGTTCGTCACCGGCCAGGAGTTCGTGGTCGATGGCGGGATGACCCGCAAGATGATCTATACCTGA
- a CDS encoding DUF2242 domain-containing protein, with amino-acid sequence MSRSTVYGALGLALVLAGVSGCSSKKAAVYEHENFDDSGTFSRTFASSEAGSCEAARRALLSQGYIITSSDANQVAGNKSFQQNAENHLQISFNITCVPDMSDKQRSTMFANALQDRYALKKSNTSASLGVGVLGSVSMPIGSTDDSMVKVASETVTAAQFYDRYFALVESYLPKPKKPEKSEPAAEPKVEKPAADLGLPEPAPAALAPVPQPVTPVAESVAETPAPVSTPVAAPPAAAPAPVATPAPPVPSSEAPAAPVVDDSKGSQPIAPPVEPAPIQVQQEAPAAEQAPAPL; translated from the coding sequence ATGTCTAGATCAACCGTCTATGGCGCGCTCGGGCTGGCCCTCGTGCTGGCGGGCGTGTCCGGCTGTTCCTCGAAAAAGGCCGCCGTCTACGAGCACGAGAACTTCGATGACTCGGGCACCTTTTCCCGCACCTTCGCCAGCAGCGAGGCCGGCTCCTGCGAGGCGGCGCGGCGTGCGCTGCTCAGCCAGGGCTACATCATCACCAGCAGCGATGCCAACCAGGTCGCCGGCAACAAGAGCTTCCAGCAGAACGCCGAGAATCACCTGCAGATCAGCTTCAACATCACCTGCGTGCCGGACATGAGCGACAAGCAGCGCTCGACCATGTTCGCCAACGCCCTGCAGGATCGCTACGCCCTGAAGAAGTCCAACACTTCCGCCAGCCTTGGCGTTGGCGTGCTGGGTTCGGTGTCGATGCCGATCGGCTCCACCGACGACTCCATGGTCAAGGTGGCCAGCGAGACGGTCACCGCCGCGCAGTTCTACGATCGTTACTTCGCCCTGGTGGAAAGCTACCTGCCGAAACCGAAGAAGCCGGAGAAGTCCGAACCCGCCGCCGAGCCGAAGGTGGAGAAACCTGCCGCCGACCTGGGCCTGCCGGAGCCTGCGCCCGCTGCCCTGGCGCCCGTACCGCAGCCCGTCACCCCGGTAGCCGAAAGCGTGGCAGAGACACCGGCCCCGGTATCGACACCGGTTGCTGCCCCCCCTGCCGCAGCGCCTGCGCCCGTTGCCACTCCAGCGCCTCCCGTGCCGTCCAGCGAGGCCCCGGCCGCGCCGGTGGTGGATGACAGCAAGGGTTCGCAACCCATCGCGCCGCCTGTCGAGCCAGCGCCGATCCAGGTTCAGCAGGAAGCTCCGGCGGCAGAGCAGGCGCCGGCGCCACTCTGA
- a CDS encoding AraC family transcriptional regulator: MPRPRVRLGDLSVGFVQPLAEALAMLGHDPQPLLLRYGLDARRLAEPGARLSIPRYMHLGHAAIALSAEPALGLHMGRLSRLAQAGLAGVTAAQAPTLGEAARTLLRFEPLYAANYRGRSSFHEDTQGAWLRFYSISPYNSYNHFVVDSMLAGWLAQLGALTARPVQAERLEIEFDTPAYAAQYQGLCTGTVHFGGTANQLRLSRATLDLPNLQHCPSTWQHLLQLCETELAQRTRVRSLGERITHLLGPLLNGGHEPDLEEVARHLQLPTWTLRRKLAEEGTRFRNLLNDTRRDLAETYIRDTELAFGEIAYLLGFASAEAFQRAFKRWTGLTPGEFRRHQRQVG; encoded by the coding sequence ATGCCCCGCCCCCGCGTGCGCCTGGGTGATCTGTCAGTAGGTTTCGTCCAGCCCCTGGCCGAAGCACTGGCCATGCTCGGCCACGACCCGCAGCCGCTGCTGCTGCGCTACGGCCTCGACGCCAGGCGCCTGGCCGAGCCAGGCGCGCGCCTATCGATTCCGCGCTACATGCACCTGGGCCATGCGGCGATCGCCTTGTCCGCCGAACCGGCCCTGGGCCTGCACATGGGGCGCCTGAGCCGCCTGGCCCAGGCAGGGCTGGCCGGGGTGACTGCCGCGCAGGCACCCACCCTCGGCGAAGCCGCCCGCACCCTGCTGCGCTTCGAACCGTTGTATGCCGCCAACTACCGGGGCCGTTCGAGTTTCCACGAAGACACCCAGGGCGCTTGGTTGAGGTTCTATTCCATCAGCCCCTACAACAGCTACAACCACTTCGTGGTCGACTCGATGCTCGCGGGCTGGCTGGCGCAGCTCGGCGCCCTCACCGCCAGGCCGGTGCAAGCCGAACGTCTTGAGATCGAATTCGACACTCCCGCCTACGCCGCGCAATACCAAGGCCTGTGTACGGGCACCGTGCATTTCGGTGGCACCGCCAACCAACTGCGCCTGAGCCGGGCCACCCTGGACCTGCCGAACCTGCAGCACTGCCCCAGTACCTGGCAGCACTTGCTGCAGCTGTGCGAAACGGAACTGGCCCAGCGCACCCGTGTGCGCAGCCTGGGCGAGCGCATCACCCATCTGCTGGGCCCACTGCTCAATGGCGGGCACGAACCGGACCTGGAGGAAGTGGCGCGGCACCTGCAGCTGCCAACCTGGACGTTGCGCCGCAAGCTGGCCGAGGAAGGCACGCGCTTTCGCAACCTGCTCAACGACACACGGCGTGACCTGGCCGAGACCTATATTCGCGATACGGAACTGGCCTTCGGCGAGATCGCCTATCTGCTGGGATTCGCCTCGGCAGAGGCGTTCCAGCGCGCGTTCAAGCGCTGGACGGGGCTGACCCCGGGGGAGTTTCGCCGCCATCAGCGGCAAGTCGGTTAG
- a CDS encoding NADPH-dependent 2,4-dienoyl-CoA reductase — protein MATDRYPHLLAPLDLGFTTLRNRTLMGSMHTGLEERPGGFERMAAYFAERARGGVGLMVTGGIAPNDEGGVYSGAAKLSTEEEAAKHQVVTEAVHAAGGKICLQILHAGRYAYSPKQVAPSAIQAPINPFKPKELDEEGIEKQIRDFVTCASLAQRAGYDGVEIMGSEGYFINQFLAAHTNHRTDRWGGSYENRMRLAVEIVQRVREAVGPNFIIIFRLSMLDLVEGGSTWDEIELLAKAIEQAGATLINTGIGWHEARIPTIATKVPRAAFSKVTAKLRGAVKIPLITTNRINTPEVAEAVLAEGDADMVSMARPFLADPDFVNKAAEGRGDEINTCIGCNQACLDHTFGGKLTSCLVNPRACHETELNYLPVRAVKRIAVVGAGPAGLAAATVAAERGHAVTLFDAAGEIGGQFNVAKRVPGKEEFYETLRYFRNKVKSTGVELRLNTRVDVAALVAGEFDEVILATGIAPRTPAIPGIDNAKVLNYLDVLLERKPVGERVAVIGAGGIGFDVSEYLVHKGVATSQDREAFWKEWGIDTQLEARGGVAGVKAEPHAPARQVYLLQRKKTKVGDGLGKTTGWIHRTGLKNKQVQMLNSVEYLGVDDAGLHVRIGEGEPQVLAVDNIVVCAGQEPLRELHDGLVAAGQSVHLIGGADVAAELDAKRAINQGSRLAAEL, from the coding sequence ATGGCTACCGACCGTTACCCGCACCTGCTGGCCCCCCTCGACCTGGGCTTCACCACCTTGCGCAACCGCACCCTGATGGGGTCGATGCACACAGGCCTTGAAGAGCGCCCCGGCGGCTTCGAACGCATGGCCGCGTACTTCGCCGAGCGTGCCCGTGGTGGTGTCGGCCTGATGGTCACCGGCGGCATCGCGCCCAACGATGAAGGCGGCGTGTACTCCGGCGCGGCCAAGCTCAGCACCGAGGAAGAGGCTGCCAAGCACCAGGTCGTCACCGAGGCCGTGCATGCCGCCGGTGGCAAGATCTGCCTGCAGATCCTCCACGCCGGGCGCTATGCCTACAGTCCGAAACAGGTGGCGCCCAGCGCCATCCAGGCACCGATCAACCCGTTCAAGCCCAAGGAGCTGGACGAGGAGGGCATCGAGAAGCAGATCCGCGATTTCGTCACTTGCGCAAGCCTGGCCCAGCGCGCCGGCTACGACGGCGTCGAGATCATGGGTTCGGAAGGCTACTTCATCAACCAGTTCCTCGCCGCCCACACCAACCACCGCACCGACCGCTGGGGCGGCAGCTATGAGAACCGCATGCGCCTGGCCGTGGAAATCGTGCAGCGGGTGCGCGAGGCGGTGGGGCCGAACTTCATCATCATCTTCCGCTTGTCGATGCTCGACCTGGTCGAGGGCGGTAGCACCTGGGACGAGATCGAACTGCTGGCCAAGGCCATCGAGCAGGCCGGCGCCACGCTGATCAACACAGGTATCGGCTGGCACGAGGCGCGCATCCCGACCATCGCCACCAAGGTGCCACGCGCGGCGTTCAGCAAGGTCACCGCCAAGCTGCGCGGCGCGGTGAAGATACCGCTGATCACCACCAACCGCATCAATACCCCGGAAGTGGCCGAGGCCGTTCTGGCCGAGGGCGATGCCGACATGGTCTCCATGGCCCGGCCGTTCCTGGCCGACCCCGATTTCGTCAACAAGGCCGCCGAAGGCCGTGGCGACGAGATCAACACCTGCATCGGCTGCAACCAGGCGTGCCTGGACCACACTTTCGGCGGCAAGCTGACCAGCTGCCTGGTCAACCCGCGTGCCTGCCATGAGACGGAGCTCAACTACCTGCCGGTACGGGCGGTGAAGCGCATTGCTGTGGTCGGCGCAGGTCCTGCGGGCCTGGCAGCGGCCACCGTGGCCGCCGAGCGCGGTCATGCCGTAACGCTGTTCGATGCTGCCGGCGAGATCGGTGGGCAATTCAACGTGGCCAAACGCGTGCCGGGCAAGGAGGAGTTCTACGAGACCTTGCGTTACTTCCGCAACAAGGTGAAGTCCACTGGTGTCGAGCTGCGCCTGAACACTCGTGTTGATGTAGCTGCGCTGGTGGCCGGCGAGTTCGACGAGGTCATTCTGGCCACCGGCATCGCCCCGCGCACGCCGGCCATTCCCGGCATCGACAATGCCAAGGTGCTGAACTACCTGGACGTGCTGCTCGAGCGCAAGCCGGTGGGCGAGCGGGTGGCGGTGATCGGTGCTGGTGGTATCGGTTTCGATGTGTCCGAGTACCTGGTGCACAAGGGCGTGGCCACCAGCCAGGACCGTGAGGCGTTCTGGAAGGAATGGGGCATTGATACGCAGCTGGAGGCCCGTGGTGGTGTGGCCGGGGTGAAGGCAGAGCCTCATGCGCCGGCGCGCCAGGTCTATCTGCTGCAACGCAAGAAGACCAAGGTTGGCGACGGCCTGGGCAAGACCACCGGCTGGATCCACCGCACGGGGCTGAAGAACAAGCAGGTGCAGATGCTCAACAGCGTCGAGTACCTGGGCGTCGACGATGCCGGCCTGCATGTGCGCATCGGCGAGGGCGAGCCGCAGGTGCTGGCGGTGGACAACATCGTTGTCTGCGCGGGGCAGGAGCCGCTGCGCGAGTTGCATGATGGCCTTGTGGCGGCCGGGCAATCGGTGCACTTGATCGGTGGCGCTGATGTGGCGGCTGAGCTTGATGCCAAGCGGGCGATTAACCAAGGGTCGAGATTGGCGGCCGAGTTGTAA
- a CDS encoding O-succinylhomoserine sulfhydrylase produces the protein MTEQWDAGRLDSDLEGVGFDTLAVRAGQNRTPEAEHSEALFLTSSYVFRTAADAAARFAGETPGNVYSRYTNPTVRAFEERLAAMEGAEQAVATSTGMAAILAVVMSLCSAGDHVLVSQSVFGSTISLFEKYFKRFGVQVDYVPLVDLNGWEKAIKANTKLLVVESPSNPLAELVDISALAEIAHARGALLVVDNCFSTPALQQPLKLGADIVFHSATKFIDGQGRCMGGVVAGRSEQMKEVVGFLRTAGPTLSPFNAWVFTKGLETLKLRMRAHCESAQALAEWLEQQDGIEKVHYAGLPSHPQHELAKRQMSGFGAVVSFEVKGGKEGAWRFIDATRVISITTNLGDSKTTIAHPATTSHGRLTPQEREAAGIRDSLVRVAVGLEDVADLQADLARGLAAL, from the coding sequence ATGACCGAACAATGGGATGCCGGTCGACTGGACAGTGACCTCGAGGGTGTCGGTTTCGACACCCTTGCGGTGCGCGCCGGTCAGAACCGTACACCGGAGGCCGAGCACAGCGAAGCGCTGTTCCTGACCTCCAGCTATGTCTTCCGCACGGCTGCCGACGCTGCCGCGCGCTTTGCCGGCGAAACGCCGGGCAATGTCTATTCGCGCTACACCAACCCCACCGTGCGCGCCTTCGAGGAGCGCCTGGCGGCCATGGAAGGCGCCGAGCAGGCCGTGGCTACCTCCACCGGCATGGCGGCGATTCTCGCCGTGGTCATGTCGCTGTGCAGCGCCGGCGACCATGTGCTGGTGTCGCAGAGTGTGTTCGGCTCGACCATCAGCCTGTTCGAGAAGTACTTCAAGCGTTTCGGCGTGCAGGTGGACTACGTGCCGCTGGTCGACCTGAACGGCTGGGAAAAGGCCATCAAGGCCAACACCAAGCTGCTGGTCGTCGAGTCGCCGTCCAACCCGCTGGCCGAGCTGGTCGATATCAGCGCCCTGGCCGAAATCGCCCACGCCCGTGGCGCGCTGCTGGTGGTGGACAACTGCTTTAGCACCCCGGCCTTGCAGCAGCCGCTCAAGCTCGGTGCCGATATCGTGTTCCACTCGGCGACCAAGTTCATCGACGGCCAGGGCCGTTGCATGGGCGGCGTGGTGGCCGGGCGCAGCGAGCAGATGAAGGAAGTCGTGGGCTTCCTGCGTACCGCCGGCCCGACCCTCAGCCCGTTCAACGCCTGGGTCTTCACCAAGGGCCTGGAGACCCTCAAGCTGCGCATGCGCGCCCACTGTGAGAGCGCCCAGGCGCTGGCCGAGTGGCTCGAGCAGCAGGACGGTATCGAGAAGGTCCACTACGCCGGCCTGCCGAGCCATCCTCAGCATGAACTGGCCAAGCGCCAGATGAGCGGCTTCGGCGCGGTGGTCAGCTTCGAGGTGAAGGGTGGCAAGGAAGGTGCCTGGCGCTTCATCGACGCCACCCGGGTGATCTCCATCACCACCAACCTCGGTGACAGCAAGACCACTATCGCCCACCCGGCCACCACCTCCCACGGGCGTCTGACGCCGCAGGAGCGTGAAGCGGCGGGTATCCGTGACAGCCTGGTGCGCGTGGCGGTTGGTCTGGAAGACGTGGCCGACCTGCAAGCCGATCTGGCTCGTGGCCTGGCGGCGCTGTGA
- the purF gene encoding amidophosphoribosyltransferase, whose translation MCGIVGIVGKSNVNQALYDALTVLQHRGQDAAGIVTSHDGRLFLRKDNGLVRDVFQQRHMQRLVGSIGIGHVRYPTAGSSTSAEAQPFYVNSPYGITLAHNGNLTNVEQLAKEIYESDLRHVNTNSDSEVLLNVFAHELAVRGKLQPTEEDVFAAVSHVHSRCVGGYAVVAMITGYGIVGFRDPNGIRPVVFGQRHTDEGVEYMIASESVALDVLGFTLIRDLAPGEAVYITEGGQLFTKQCAKSPKLQPCIFEHVYLARPDSIMDGVSVYKARLRMGEKLAEKIQRERPEHDIDVVIPIPDTSRTAALELANHLGVKFREGFVKNRYIGRTFIMPGQAARKKSVRQKLNAIELEFRGKNVMLVDDSIVRGTTCKQIIQMAREAGAKNVYFCSAAPAVRYPNVYGIDMPSAHELIAHNRTTEQVAELIGADWLIYQDLPDLIESVGGGKIKIEHFDCAVFNGEYVTGDIDEAYLDRIEQARNDLAKVKNQAVSAIIDLYNN comes from the coding sequence ATGTGTGGCATCGTCGGTATCGTCGGTAAGTCGAACGTCAATCAGGCGCTGTATGACGCGCTAACCGTGCTTCAGCACCGCGGCCAGGACGCTGCCGGTATCGTGACCAGCCACGACGGCCGGTTGTTCCTGCGCAAGGATAACGGCCTGGTGCGCGACGTCTTCCAGCAGCGCCACATGCAGCGCCTGGTGGGCAGCATCGGCATCGGTCATGTGCGCTACCCGACCGCCGGCAGCTCCACCTCGGCCGAGGCCCAGCCGTTCTACGTCAACTCGCCGTACGGCATCACCCTGGCGCACAACGGCAACCTGACCAACGTCGAGCAGTTGGCCAAGGAGATCTACGAGTCCGACCTGCGCCACGTCAACACCAACTCCGACTCCGAAGTGCTGCTGAACGTGTTCGCTCACGAGCTGGCCGTGCGCGGCAAGCTGCAGCCGACCGAAGAAGACGTGTTCGCCGCCGTGTCCCACGTGCATAGCCGCTGCGTCGGTGGCTACGCGGTGGTGGCGATGATCACCGGCTACGGCATCGTCGGCTTCCGTGACCCCAACGGCATCCGTCCGGTGGTGTTTGGGCAGCGTCACACCGACGAAGGCGTCGAGTACATGATCGCCTCGGAAAGTGTCGCCCTGGACGTGCTCGGCTTCACCCTGATTCGCGACCTGGCACCGGGCGAGGCGGTGTACATCACCGAAGGCGGCCAGCTGTTCACCAAACAGTGCGCCAAGAGCCCGAAACTGCAGCCGTGCATCTTCGAGCACGTGTACCTTGCCCGTCCGGATTCGATCATGGACGGCGTCTCGGTATACAAGGCGCGCCTGCGCATGGGCGAAAAGCTGGCCGAGAAGATCCAGCGCGAACGCCCCGAGCACGACATCGACGTGGTCATCCCGATCCCGGACACCAGCCGCACCGCGGCGTTGGAACTGGCCAACCACCTGGGCGTCAAGTTCCGCGAAGGCTTCGTCAAGAACCGTTACATCGGTCGTACCTTCATCATGCCCGGCCAGGCCGCGCGCAAGAAGTCGGTGCGCCAGAAGCTCAACGCCATCGAGCTGGAGTTCCGCGGCAAGAACGTGATGCTGGTGGACGACTCGATCGTGCGCGGCACCACCTGCAAGCAGATCATCCAGATGGCCCGCGAAGCCGGCGCCAAGAACGTCTACTTCTGCTCTGCGGCCCCAGCGGTACGCTACCCCAACGTCTACGGCATCGACATGCCGAGCGCTCACGAACTGATCGCCCACAACCGTACCACCGAACAGGTGGCCGAGTTGATCGGCGCCGATTGGCTGATCTACCAGGACCTGCCGGACCTGATCGAATCGGTCGGTGGCGGCAAGATCAAGATCGAGCATTTCGATTGCGCGGTGTTCAACGGTGAGTATGTCACCGGCGATATCGACGAAGCCTACCTCGACCGCATCGAGCAGGCCCGTAATGACCTGGCCAAGGTGAAGAACCAGGCGGTCAGCGCGATCATCGACCTGTACAACAACTGA
- a CDS encoding carbon-nitrogen hydrolase family protein: MRKLLAGALALVTLAALCGYGFWTLQRPEGHYLSDLRIELALNQGVPGEHGNLLGVEPLLYPGDYQNLTRLHRKLSAYLEQARAQGLVNPRTVVVLPEHIGTWLWARGEKRELYQVTQRSEAWQWLELSNPLRYGLAMLAASGDDRRSDAHLRMKAAQMAADYQQLFGNLAREFGVTLVAGSIVLPAPYVENGVLRTGNGPLYNSSLVFASDGSVLGQPQHQQYPDSESRRYIQGGQQHPLQVLETPAGRLGVLIGSDSWYPANHQQLAAQSVQVIANPVFLSGKHSWQAPWRGNRHQAQAADLPLRRGEVSEQRAWQQLPLAANDSTPSMSVFMRGQFWELGSDGQGFASQSGTLWVGNDSHGARLLNLWL; encoded by the coding sequence ATGCGCAAACTGCTAGCCGGCGCCCTGGCGCTGGTCACCCTCGCCGCCCTCTGTGGCTACGGCTTCTGGACCCTGCAGCGTCCAGAAGGCCATTACCTGTCCGACCTGCGCATCGAGCTGGCCCTCAACCAGGGCGTGCCAGGCGAGCACGGCAACCTGCTGGGGGTCGAGCCGCTGTTGTATCCGGGCGACTACCAGAACCTGACGCGCCTGCACCGCAAGCTCTCGGCCTACCTGGAGCAGGCCCGTGCCCAAGGGCTGGTCAACCCGCGCACCGTGGTGGTACTGCCCGAGCATATCGGCACCTGGCTGTGGGCTCGTGGCGAAAAGCGCGAGCTGTACCAGGTGACCCAGCGCAGCGAGGCCTGGCAGTGGCTGGAGTTGAGCAACCCGCTGCGCTACGGCCTGGCGATGCTCGCCGCCAGCGGCGACGACCGCCGCTCGGACGCCCACCTGCGCATGAAGGCCGCGCAGATGGCTGCCGACTACCAGCAGCTGTTCGGCAACCTGGCCCGCGAGTTCGGCGTCACCCTGGTGGCCGGCTCCATCGTCCTGCCCGCGCCCTACGTCGAGAACGGCGTGCTGCGCACCGGCAACGGCCCGCTTTACAACAGCAGCCTGGTGTTCGCCAGCGACGGTTCGGTGCTCGGCCAGCCTCAGCACCAGCAGTACCCCGACAGCGAAAGCCGGCGCTACATCCAAGGTGGCCAGCAACACCCCCTGCAAGTGCTGGAGACCCCCGCCGGGCGTCTGGGCGTGCTGATCGGCAGCGACAGCTGGTACCCGGCCAACCATCAGCAACTGGCCGCGCAATCGGTGCAAGTGATCGCCAACCCGGTTTTCCTGAGCGGCAAGCACAGCTGGCAGGCGCCCTGGCGTGGCAATCGCCACCAGGCGCAGGCCGCCGACCTGCCGCTGCGACGCGGCGAGGTCAGTGAGCAACGCGCCTGGCAGCAACTACCGCTGGCCGCCAATGACAGCACCCCGAGCATGAGCGTGTTCATGCGTGGCCAGTTCTGGGAGCTGGGTAGCGACGGCCAGGGCTTTGCCAGCCAAAGCGGCACACTGTGGGTCGGCAACGACAGCCACGGTGCGCGCCTGCTCAACCTGTGGCTGTGA
- a CDS encoding 1-aminocyclopropane-1-carboxylate deaminase/D-cysteine desulfhydrase — translation MSDFSLPQAPLQRLDLSWLRHAGIEAAVLRLDLIDPLISGNKWFKLRHHLLQARKADAPGLISLGGNHSNHLHALAAAGKRFGFATVGLLRGPPQDTPTVRDLRALGMELFWLGFGGYRSRHEPGFWEPWQARYPDWHCIPEGGGGQAGAQGCGLIVAQCRAQLATLGWTDYDAWWLAAGTGTTLAGMVLEEAGRHVVHGALAVPLDHGVPETVAALAGVHGYQLHDASRGGFARIDDALLAFIADTERQTGMPLEALYTGKALLALRDRVEAGHFAPGTRLVFLHTGGLQGRRGYL, via the coding sequence ATGTCTGATTTTTCTCTCCCCCAAGCCCCCCTGCAACGCCTCGACCTATCTTGGTTACGCCACGCGGGAATCGAAGCTGCGGTCCTGCGCCTGGACCTGATCGACCCGCTGATCAGCGGCAACAAATGGTTCAAGCTGCGTCATCACCTGCTCCAGGCTCGCAAGGCCGATGCACCGGGCCTGATCAGCCTGGGGGGTAACCATTCCAACCATCTTCATGCCCTGGCGGCGGCTGGCAAGCGCTTCGGCTTCGCCACTGTCGGGCTATTGCGTGGCCCCCCCCAGGACACACCGACGGTGCGAGACCTGCGAGCCCTGGGCATGGAGCTGTTTTGGCTCGGTTTCGGCGGCTACCGCAGTCGCCATGAACCCGGTTTCTGGGAGCCCTGGCAGGCCCGCTACCCGGATTGGCACTGCATCCCTGAAGGCGGTGGCGGCCAAGCTGGCGCGCAGGGCTGCGGCTTGATCGTCGCGCAATGCCGGGCGCAGTTGGCAACGCTCGGCTGGACGGACTACGACGCCTGGTGGCTGGCGGCAGGCACCGGCACGACCTTGGCCGGAATGGTGCTGGAGGAGGCGGGCAGACATGTGGTCCATGGCGCCCTGGCCGTGCCCCTTGACCACGGTGTACCGGAAACCGTCGCAGCGCTGGCGGGCGTGCACGGCTACCAATTGCACGACGCCAGCCGTGGCGGCTTTGCCCGTATCGACGACGCACTGCTGGCGTTCATCGCCGACACCGAACGGCAAACCGGCATGCCGCTGGAGGCGCTCTACACCGGCAAGGCCCTGCTGGCCCTGCGCGACCGGGTCGAGGCCGGGCATTTCGCTCCCGGCACCCGCCTGGTATTCCTGCATACCGGAGGCCTGCAGGGACGACGCGGTTACTTGTAG